In one Pseudomonas sp. SG20056 genomic region, the following are encoded:
- the fliN gene encoding flagellar motor switch protein FliN, with translation MADENENEASSPEEQALADEWAAALSEAGDAGQDDIDAMLAASDPGPAAPRAPMEEFDSAPKMNLPVNLDGPNLDVILDIPVSISMEVGNTDITIRNLLQLNQGSVIELDRLAGEPLDVLVNGTLIAHGEVVVVNEKFGIRLTDVISPSERIKKLR, from the coding sequence ATGGCAGACGAAAACGAGAACGAAGCCAGCTCCCCCGAGGAACAGGCACTTGCCGATGAGTGGGCGGCTGCATTATCCGAAGCCGGTGATGCCGGGCAGGACGATATCGACGCCATGCTCGCCGCCAGCGACCCGGGACCGGCGGCGCCACGTGCGCCGATGGAGGAGTTCGACAGTGCGCCGAAGATGAACCTGCCGGTTAATCTGGATGGGCCGAATCTGGATGTGATTCTGGATATCCCAGTGTCGATTTCCATGGAGGTCGGCAATACCGATATCACTATCCGCAACCTGTTGCAGCTCAACCAGGGGTCGGTGATTGAACTGGATCGTCTGGCCGGTGAGCCGTTGGATGTACTGGTCAACGGCACCTTGATTGCCCACGGTGAAGTGGTGGTGGTGAACGAGAAGTTCGGCATTCGCCTGACCGACGTGATCAGCCCTAGCGAACGCATCAAGAAGCTGCGCTAA
- the fliO gene encoding flagellar biosynthetic protein FliO — MHRILLLGLALPFAAMAAEPAAQTAVPLAGTGMGGQLVQLLLGLLLVIGLIFLLAWLMRRVQQIVPRGGQVIKVLATQALGPRDRLVLVQVGNEQVLLGLTPGTITSLHVLKEPVHMPDAEPASTEFAQRLMELLGKDQKDKS; from the coding sequence ATGCATAGAATTCTTCTGTTGGGCCTGGCGCTCCCTTTCGCTGCAATGGCTGCGGAGCCGGCAGCGCAAACGGCTGTGCCTCTTGCCGGAACAGGCATGGGTGGGCAGCTTGTACAGTTGTTGCTGGGCCTGCTGCTGGTGATCGGTTTGATCTTTCTGCTGGCCTGGCTGATGCGTCGGGTGCAGCAGATCGTGCCGCGTGGCGGTCAGGTCATCAAAGTGCTGGCCACTCAGGCGCTGGGGCCGCGTGATCGCCTGGTGCTGGTGCAGGTGGGTAACGAGCAGGTATTGCTGGGTCTGACCCCGGGCACCATCACGTCGTTGCATGTGCTGAAAGAACCGGTGCATATGCCGGATGCTGAACCTGCCTCGACCGAGTTTGCTCAGCGCCTGATGGAGCTGTTGGGTAAAGACCAGAAGGACAAGTCGTGA
- the fliP gene encoding flagellar type III secretion system pore protein FliP (The bacterial flagellar biogenesis protein FliP forms a type III secretion system (T3SS)-type pore required for flagellar assembly.) gives MLRLLLMLVFSLGASLVFAADPPTASTLIQSGNNPLSIPAITLSTDTAGQQEYSVSLQILLIMTALSFIPAFVMLMTSFTRIIIVFSILRQALGLQQTPSNQILVGLALFLTMFIMAPVFDQINREALQPYLNEQMPAQEAILKAEGPIKNFMLSQTRESDLELFVRLSKRTDIASPEEAPLTILVPAFVTSELKTAFQIGFMIFIPFLIIDMVVASILMAMGMMMLSPLIISLPFKIMLFVLIDGWALIMGTLAASFGGT, from the coding sequence ATGCTGCGTTTGCTGCTGATGCTGGTTTTTAGCCTGGGTGCGTCACTGGTATTCGCTGCCGATCCGCCGACTGCCAGTACCTTGATTCAGTCGGGCAATAACCCGCTGTCGATCCCGGCCATCACCCTGAGTACCGACACAGCTGGGCAGCAGGAGTACTCGGTCAGCCTGCAAATCCTGCTGATCATGACTGCGCTGAGCTTTATTCCAGCGTTTGTCATGCTGATGACCAGTTTTACCCGGATCATCATTGTCTTCTCGATTCTGCGTCAGGCCCTGGGGTTGCAACAGACACCGTCGAACCAGATTCTGGTCGGGCTGGCGCTGTTTCTGACCATGTTTATCATGGCCCCGGTGTTCGACCAGATTAACCGCGAGGCACTGCAGCCCTACCTGAACGAGCAAATGCCGGCGCAGGAAGCGATCCTCAAGGCCGAAGGGCCGATCAAGAACTTTATGCTGTCGCAGACCCGTGAAAGCGATCTGGAGCTGTTTGTGCGTCTGTCCAAGCGCACTGATATCGCCAGCCCGGAAGAGGCGCCGCTGACCATTCTGGTGCCGGCATTTGTCACCTCCGAGCTGAAAACCGCCTTCCAGATCGGCTTTATGATCTTTATCCCGTTCCTGATCATCGACATGGTGGTGGCCAGTATTCTGATGGCGATGGGGATGATGATGCTCTCGCCGCTGATCATTTCCCTGCCGTTCAAGATCATGCTGTTTGTGTTGATTGATGGCTGGGCGCTGATTATGGGCACCCTGGCCGCCAGCTTCGGAGGCACATAG